The Stratiformator vulcanicus genome has a segment encoding these proteins:
- a CDS encoding TIM44-like domain-containing protein — translation MRRALAKLFAILCSLGFAAEAFARAGGGGSFGGGGGGGGFSGGGGSGGGGGGGELIAGLIWLCIHYPVIGYPLVLIIIAIFIGVPVFGERAKTLRQFRSGRRLQENRLRERALTDIKSRDPEFDWNELAGRLDSAFCKIQDAWSRQDLAPVRAFISDGIAERFQLQIDMQKADGERNEMSNVSVYSTEIAAAFCDEQFDTLHVRIEASAVDQTLSISSGRRIRGSSSPERFVEYWSYHRRRGVKSLERPGAIEGNCPNCGSGLTIIDRGRCPACRSVVNSGEHDWVLAEITQESEWIVPPPTPAYEGLEEIHRRDPGFCLQHVEDRASVMFWRLRSAEYFGDFDYIRPVVDTDFADKLERTYRAQPSRWSNPAVGAVEVIAVTSGENESKERGRTDQIRVMIRWSGQRFAVKDGQNAELLRSQVIRTEVFVLERSVGVASSEWQVFSSADCSDCGAPLELGHAAQCGFCGAVLNDGQHGWILAGIEPYTATDSFRQVRQLQKSADSLALPIVDPAAMFSLATQIVMADDELSSTERKALVALGKKHGLSREKMQALSNEAVRAKQDGEQSHFNRHTDRQEGRAILEILVDLALSDGIISRGESRLLAHLAESMGFSAADARLIASQRKQQLRVQLRNERRAARRSRRKDRGSRNDTPHRGHGPAAPDEASSHSEAGREADGSQNESVLSR, via the coding sequence ATGAGACGCGCCCTCGCGAAGCTCTTCGCCATTCTCTGCAGCCTCGGGTTCGCCGCAGAAGCATTCGCGAGGGCCGGAGGTGGGGGCAGCTTTGGCGGTGGAGGCGGGGGCGGCGGCTTTAGCGGAGGAGGGGGAAGTGGCGGTGGAGGCGGGGGTGGTGAACTGATCGCCGGGCTGATCTGGCTTTGCATTCATTACCCGGTCATCGGGTACCCGCTCGTCCTGATCATTATCGCAATCTTTATCGGAGTGCCCGTCTTTGGTGAGCGGGCGAAGACCCTTCGGCAGTTCCGCTCTGGACGACGTTTACAGGAAAACCGCTTGCGGGAGCGCGCCCTGACCGACATCAAATCTCGCGACCCTGAGTTCGACTGGAACGAACTCGCCGGGCGCCTTGATTCCGCTTTCTGCAAGATTCAGGACGCCTGGTCACGACAGGATCTCGCGCCGGTAAGGGCTTTCATCAGCGATGGAATTGCCGAGCGGTTCCAACTTCAAATCGACATGCAAAAAGCGGACGGCGAGCGGAATGAAATGTCGAACGTGTCAGTGTATTCGACAGAGATCGCAGCCGCCTTTTGCGACGAGCAGTTTGACACGCTGCATGTTCGGATTGAAGCATCGGCCGTGGACCAAACCCTCTCCATTTCTTCGGGCCGCCGAATCCGCGGATCGTCGTCGCCCGAGCGGTTTGTCGAATATTGGTCCTATCATCGTCGCCGCGGCGTGAAGTCGTTGGAACGTCCCGGGGCGATCGAAGGAAACTGTCCAAACTGCGGTAGCGGTTTGACGATCATCGACCGTGGGCGGTGTCCCGCCTGCCGATCGGTTGTGAATTCGGGAGAACATGACTGGGTGCTGGCGGAAATCACGCAGGAAAGTGAGTGGATCGTTCCGCCGCCCACACCGGCTTACGAGGGCCTCGAGGAGATTCACCGTCGCGATCCCGGTTTCTGTTTGCAGCACGTCGAAGATCGCGCCTCAGTCATGTTCTGGCGGCTGCGATCGGCGGAGTACTTCGGAGACTTCGACTACATTCGTCCCGTGGTCGATACGGATTTCGCTGACAAGCTTGAGCGGACCTACCGGGCGCAGCCATCTCGTTGGAGTAATCCGGCTGTCGGAGCCGTTGAAGTAATCGCTGTAACGTCTGGAGAAAATGAGTCGAAAGAACGCGGACGGACCGATCAAATTCGTGTCATGATTCGCTGGTCGGGTCAACGTTTTGCCGTCAAGGACGGGCAGAATGCGGAGTTGCTTCGATCGCAGGTGATTCGAACGGAAGTCTTCGTTCTTGAGCGGTCGGTCGGCGTCGCCTCGTCCGAGTGGCAGGTTTTTTCTTCCGCCGATTGTTCCGATTGCGGCGCTCCGCTGGAACTCGGCCACGCCGCACAATGCGGATTCTGCGGTGCGGTGCTTAACGATGGGCAACACGGCTGGATTTTGGCCGGGATCGAGCCTTACACCGCCACCGATTCTTTTCGACAGGTCAGGCAGCTTCAAAAATCAGCCGACAGTCTGGCACTACCGATCGTCGACCCAGCGGCGATGTTCTCCTTGGCGACGCAAATCGTGATGGCGGACGACGAATTGTCTTCAACCGAACGAAAAGCACTGGTCGCACTGGGGAAAAAGCACGGGCTTTCTCGGGAGAAAATGCAGGCTCTGTCGAATGAGGCCGTCCGAGCAAAGCAAGATGGCGAACAAAGTCATTTCAACCGCCACACCGATCGACAGGAGGGGAGGGCGATCCTCGAAATACTGGTCGATCTCGCCCTGTCTGACGGCATCATCAGCCGAGGCGAATCTCGGCTGCTAGCGCATTTGGCCGAAAGCATGGGATTTTCAGCGGCAGACGCCCGCCTAATTGCCTCGCAACGCAAACAACAGTTGCGTGTCCAACTGCGTAACGAACGTCGCGCGGCCCGGCGATCCAGAAGAAAAGACCGTGGGTCCCGTAATGATACTCCGCATCGTGGGCACGGTCCGGCGGCACCGGACGAAGCCTCTTCGCATTCTGAGGCTGGACGCGAGGCCGACGGAAGTCAAAATGAAAGTGTACTGAGTCGTTAG
- a CDS encoding tetratricopeptide repeat protein: MSTARTSPDLAEPLDEAPGLRISGKVFVIAFLPAVVTIVILFSAIASIGVTPQQRNYAQANLVNALTQLRNERYDRAIELLDRALAANPRLNSAYGWRGEAYLALGEPKRAIRDFSTAITRESDVAVNLGGRGAAGVEAKLYSEAITDLRGAIARLEKRDPESLILRGPTDAGPDPLRRSIPQLEALLAVAINVSQTSTPEADQSP; encoded by the coding sequence ATGTCGACCGCCCGCACGTCTCCCGATCTCGCAGAACCACTTGATGAAGCACCGGGGCTCCGCATTTCGGGCAAGGTCTTCGTGATCGCATTTCTTCCGGCCGTGGTCACGATCGTGATTCTGTTCTCAGCAATCGCATCGATCGGCGTGACGCCCCAGCAGCGGAATTACGCGCAAGCTAATTTAGTAAACGCACTCACGCAGCTTCGAAACGAGAGATATGATCGAGCCATCGAATTGCTCGATCGGGCGCTCGCGGCCAACCCGCGCCTCAACAGTGCCTACGGTTGGCGGGGAGAAGCCTATCTCGCTCTGGGAGAGCCGAAGCGAGCGATTCGCGACTTTTCGACGGCAATTACGCGAGAGTCCGATGTCGCTGTCAATCTTGGCGGACGCGGTGCAGCGGGCGTGGAAGCGAAACTGTATTCGGAGGCCATCACCGACCTCCGGGGAGCTATCGCTCGCTTGGAGAAGCGTGACCCCGAATCACTAATACTTCGTGGGCCGACCGACGCCGGGCCTGATCCTTTGCGCCGCTCGATTCCGCAGTTGGAGGCTCTGCTGGCTGTGGCGATCAACGTTTCGCAGACATCGACTCCTGAAGCGGACCAGTCGCCATGA
- a CDS encoding YbjN domain-containing protein: MTLLYREKNSDPADRIEEELRELALRFEVRIAGRDTLPEGLREIERLPILLDEGETFSTPQQIRSRLDHLAALMADWNRKHQSDSCYVDENGEVC, encoded by the coding sequence TTGACTCTGCTCTATCGAGAGAAAAATTCTGATCCAGCTGATCGAATCGAGGAAGAACTCCGCGAGTTGGCCCTGCGGTTTGAAGTGCGAATCGCAGGGCGCGATACGCTGCCGGAGGGACTACGCGAAATCGAGCGGTTGCCGATACTGCTCGACGAAGGGGAGACGTTCTCAACGCCTCAGCAGATTCGATCTCGACTCGACCACCTCGCGGCATTGATGGCGGACTGGAATCGAAAACATCAGTCCGACAGTTGCTACGTTGATGAGAACGGCGAAGTCTGCTGA
- a CDS encoding YHYH protein, protein MRLNIATIRRFSVAAFALACTMACPAFGQPPQGGFGGFGGIGGLGGGFGSQTALPKPHVSIKESGNKRVIVSNGLPDHATGQFPNRGNPNRISAQNHRFDVPLKPRNTRRLTSSRGASFGVALNGVPFDPFAAEFWRRDRRSGWSYEPLGPGINLGTDQSNAHVQPGGVYHYHGLPKAYVEKLINSSPDKAKMVQIGWAADGFPIYNNFGLKDSNDLEGGFREMKSSYVLKRGVRPSGPRGRYDGTFVEDWEYDQEAGDLDEANGRFSPTPDFPDGIFHYYVTTEFPFIPRYWRGEADQSFRKGPPGGGPGGGRGPGPPGRRPPPFGGPPPRGGGGFGGFGGAGGQQ, encoded by the coding sequence ATGCGATTGAATATTGCGACGATCCGAAGGTTCTCTGTGGCAGCCTTCGCACTGGCTTGCACGATGGCGTGTCCCGCGTTCGGTCAACCGCCGCAGGGTGGCTTCGGCGGATTCGGGGGCATCGGAGGTCTCGGCGGGGGCTTCGGCTCTCAAACCGCTCTGCCGAAGCCGCACGTATCGATCAAGGAATCGGGTAACAAACGCGTCATCGTTTCCAACGGACTGCCTGATCACGCCACGGGGCAATTTCCCAATCGCGGCAATCCGAACCGTATTTCCGCTCAGAATCATCGCTTCGATGTGCCGCTGAAGCCGCGGAATACTCGGCGTTTGACCTCTTCCCGTGGAGCATCGTTTGGAGTGGCACTGAATGGTGTGCCTTTCGATCCGTTTGCCGCTGAGTTTTGGCGTCGTGATCGACGATCGGGTTGGTCGTACGAACCGCTGGGCCCCGGTATTAATCTCGGTACCGATCAGAGCAATGCGCATGTCCAGCCGGGTGGGGTTTATCACTATCACGGCCTGCCGAAAGCCTACGTCGAAAAGCTCATCAATTCCTCTCCTGATAAGGCGAAGATGGTGCAGATCGGCTGGGCGGCCGACGGCTTCCCGATCTACAACAACTTCGGCCTGAAGGACTCAAACGACCTCGAAGGCGGGTTTCGCGAAATGAAGTCGAGCTACGTTCTCAAGCGGGGAGTGAGGCCCTCGGGCCCGAGAGGCCGCTACGACGGGACGTTCGTTGAAGATTGGGAATACGATCAGGAGGCCGGCGACCTCGACGAGGCCAACGGTCGGTTCAGTCCAACCCCGGACTTCCCCGACGGTATCTTTCACTATTACGTGACGACGGAGTTTCCGTTTATCCCTCGCTATTGGCGTGGTGAAGCTGACCAGAGCTTTCGCAAAGGTCCGCCCGGTGGCGGACCGGGTGGCGGACGGGGCCCCGGACCGCCCGGCCGTCGGCCTCCTCCATTCGGCGGCCCGCCGCCCCGTGGTGGTGGCGGCTTCGGCGGCTTCGGCGGAGCGGGAGGTCAACAGTAG